In a genomic window of Gossypium arboreum isolate Shixiya-1 chromosome 7, ASM2569848v2, whole genome shotgun sequence:
- the LOC108459302 gene encoding probable inactive ATP-dependent zinc metalloprotease FTSHI 3, chloroplastic, producing MACFSVVCNNGVFVSKENLVIDSGKPKSIWRNISFSDTSFCFPSLGIYRYNHCKTQNLFFSGHNSFRLIRNGRRNEVPSLGFQVCCKAPNGLLMRGNSGDKETQFGRRGSSNVRKRFSLRLRPRLRLLAIRMKRVSLRSMLNGIAVFLRKNIRRVSLYSIISLALGMCYLFLKLTAVPSPKIVPYSEFITSLQSSSVTKVLLEEGSRCIYFNMNSKSAENTQSEEESSAGNDSIENLTGMAAREDSVVDGRQLQKQGLFKKISRPKTSTSAWMYLTRKIDHDEKYLLSLMREKGTTYSSAPQSVLMSMRNTLITIISLWIPLTPLMWLLYRQLSAANSPARKRRPNNQVVGFDDVEGVDTAKVELMEVVSCLHGSVNYQKLGAKLPRGVLLVGPPGTGKTLLARAVAGEAGVPFFSVSASEFVELFVGRGAARIRDLFNVARKSAPSIIFIDELDAVGGKRGRSFNDERDQTLNQLLTEMDGFESDMKVVVIGATNRPEALDPALCRPGRFSRKVLVGEPNEEGRKKILAVHLRGVPLEEDPQLISELVASLTPGFVGADLANIVNEAALLAARRGGETVTREDIMEAVERAKFGINDRQPSTIGKELGKLFPWVPSLMGKSDPRQDGLQGPVGYQTLS from the exons ATGGCTTGTTTCAGTGTTGTGTGCAATAATGGGGTTTTTGTTAGTAAAGAAAACTTGGTGATTGATAGTGGAAAACCCAAGTCTATCTGGAGAAATATTAGCTTTTCTGATACTTCATTTTGCTTTCCTTCACTTGGAATATATAGATATAACCATTGCAAAACCCAGAATTTGTTCTTTTCTGGTCATAATAGCTTTAGGTTAATTAGAAATGGAAGAAGAAATGAGGTTCCTTCTTTGGGTTTTCAAGTTTGTTGCAAGGCACCCAATGGGTTATTGATGAGGGGAAATAGTGGAGATAAGGAAACCCAATTTGGAAGAAGAGGAAGTAGTAATGTAAGAAAGAGATTTTCACTAAGGCTGCGTCCAAGGTTGCGGTTGTTAGCAATAAGAATGAAGAGAGTTTCGCTTAGGTCGATGTTAAATGGTATTGCTGTCTTTCTAAGAAAGAATATAAGAAGAGTTAGTCTATACAGTATAATATCTCTAGCGTTGGGAATGTGCTATTTGTTCTTGAAATTAACTGCAGTGCCATCTCCTAAGATTGTTCCGTACTCGGAGTTTATAACAAGCCTGCAGAGTAGTTCTGTGACCAAAGTTTTGCTTGAAGAGGGTTCCCGTTGTATATATTTCAATATGAATTCTAAAAGTGCTGAAAATACACAATCTGAAGAAGAATCATCAGCTGGGAATGATTCAATAGAAAACCTAACTGGTATGGCTGCAAGAGAGGATAGTGTGGTGGATGGTAGACAATTGCAAAAACAAGGTCTATTTAAGAAAATTTCAAGACCTAAAACTTCTACGTCTGCATGGATGTATTTGACAAGAAAAATTGATCATGACGAAAAGTATCTTCTTAGTTTGATGCGAGAAAAGGGAACAACTTATAGCTCAGCTCCTCAGTCAGTTCTAATGTCAATGAGGAATACTTTAATAACTATAATATCCTTGTGGATTCCTTTAACTCCTTTGATGTGGCTGCTGTACCGTCAACTTTCTGCTGCTAATAGCCCTGCAAGGAAGCGGCGACCAAATAATCAGGTTGTTGGGTTTGATGATGTGGAGGGAGTTGATACTGCTAAGGTGGAGCTTATGGAG GTAGTTTCATGCCTTCACGGTTCTGTAAACTACCAAAAACTGGGAGCAAAATTACCTAGAGGTGTGTTGCTAGTGGGTCCACCAGGAACAGGAAAGACATTACTGGCTCGTGCAGTAGCTGGAGAAGCTGGAGTTCCTTTCTTCAGTGTATCAGCAAGTGAATTTGTGGAATTATTTGTTGGTAGAGGAGCAGCTCGAATCAGAGATCTTTTCAATGTTGCAAGGAAATCTGCACCATCGATTATCTTTATTGATGAGCTTGATGCAGTTGGAGGGAAGCGTGGTAGAAGTTTCAATGATGAACGAGACCAAACATTGAACCAG TTGCTGACTGAAATGGATGGATTTGAGTCAGACATGAAAGTAGTTGTAATTGGAGCAACTAATAGGCCAGAAGCACTGGATCCAGCCCTCTGTCGCCCTGGTCGCTTCTCAAGGAAAGTGTTGGTAGGGGAACCAAATGAGGAAGGACGGAAAAAGATTTTGGCTGTACATTTGAGAGGAGTTCCTCTAGAAGAAGACCCACAACTTATTTCTGAGTTAGTGGCTTCACTGACCCCAGGTTTTGTAGGTGCTGATCTCGCGAACATTGTCAATGAAGCTGCTTTACTTGCTGCTCGTCGAG GTGGTGAAACTGTGACAAGGGAAGATATAATGGAAGCTGTTGAGAGAGCTAAATTTGGGATTAATGATCGACAGCCTAGTACCATAGGCAAGGAGCTTGGGAAACTTTTTCCATGGGTGCCCTCCTTAATGGGAAAGAGTGATCCAAGACAGGATGGCTTGCAAGGGCCTGTGGGCTATCAAACTCTAAGCTGA